In the Symmachiella macrocystis genome, CGACTTTGACCGCAATTTTCGTGCTACGGCTCGAACCGGTCCCATAGACTTCACTATCGTCCCAGTCCTCATCCCAATCCGCATCGAAACTCAACGAGGGAGAAGGATCGGCAGCAAACGGAGGAATATGCCCCGGCTTGACCGTTCCGCCAATCAGCCCCTCAGACTCGACCGCTAAAATAGTCGCCCACAAATGCTTGCAGTGCATCAACGGCTTTTCGCCGCTGAAACAGGTGCAATACATCTGCAGTTCTTCGCCGTTACTGCGATCGATATGCGTTTCAAATCCGACCCCGTCACTCACAACCGCCGAGATGCGGTCAACCGTGACGTGCGTAATTGTGACTCGTTCCGCCTTGATATAAGCAGCGCCGCGATAACGAATATCGCCACGAAACTTCGGTTCCATCAACGTCGTAATACCCATTCCGGCGTGTCAGCCTCCCTGATATAGCGCAAACAAATTCGCGAGATTACGGAAAAATCGCGCATCGGACAATTTTAGGGAACTTGACGCGTTCTGTGAACCGCAGTGCATGAAGTTTGTGAAAAGATGGGCGAACTTCCGTGGTTTTAAGTCGCCAATAAGTCCACGAATCTTTGCCGTTCCCCTGGTAAAAACGGGATTGGCGATGCTTCTGCTGTGCTGCGTGCCCGTCTGGCAGAGTGCCGGACAATTCCAAAATGATGCGTTACGCCGTCCCGATTGCTGGTTGAATGACCATTATCACTAATGCACCCGTTGCCCTGGTTTTGCTCCTTCGTCGGGGCTGAGAACAAAGATGTCCTTGCCTCCTGGGCCGGCGGCCAGGACCATGCCTTCGCTGACGCCGAAACGCATTTTGCGGGGGGCCAGATTCGCGCAACAGATCACCAGGCGCCCGACCAGTTTCTCCGGCTCGTAGACTCCTTTGATTCCCGCAAACACATTGCGGGTCACGTCGCCGCCCAAACTGAGTGTGAGTTGTAGAAGTTTGTCCGCCTTCTCGACCTCTTGAGCGGCAACCACGCGGGCGACGCGCATGTCGACTTTGACGAACTCGTCGTAGGTGCATTCTTCGGCCAACGGCTCATTGGCCAAGGCTTCGGGACTATCGTTGTATTGGTTCTCTGCTTCTTCGGGAGCGGCTTCTTCGGGAGCGGCTTCTTCTTGACTTTCTTCGATCATCGCGTGTACCTGACTTTCTTCGACTCTGGTTAGCATATGCTGAAATTTATTAACCGCCGTGCCGACGAGCGGTCGTTGTGATTCATTCCATTGCTGGATCGGCGTGCTTAAGAGTTCGCCGGTATGTTGTGCCAATCGCGGCAACACTGGTGCCAAATAGATGGCCAATTGCCGAAACAGGTTCAAGGCGATTGTGCAGACGTCCTGCAGTTGTTGCTGCTTGTCCGGTTCTTTGCGGAGTTTCCACGGTTCCGCATCCTCGACAAATTTGTTGGCCTTGTCGGCCAGCGCCATAATGTGCCGCATCGCAGCGTTGTAGTCGCAGTTCTCATAATTCGCCGCGATCTGTTTCCCAGCTGCGGCGGCCTCAGCGAAGAGTCCCCCATCGTCGGGATATTCTGTTGAGAGTCCCAACTCTTTGACAAACTTAGCAGACCGACTGGCCAGGTTGACGACCTTGCCGACCAAATCGGAGTTCACCTTGGCGACGAATTCTTCGAGATTCAAATCCAAATCATCCAAGCGTGGCCCCAGCTTTGTGGCAAAGTAATATCGCAGGTACGCCGGGTCCAGGTGATTCAGATAGGTCGACGCTCGTACGAATGTCCCTTTGCTCTTGGACATTTTCTGCCCGCCCACGGTCAAAAAACCGTGAATGTGCACTTTGGTGGGGAGGTTATACTCAGCCGTTTTGAGCATCGCCGGCCAAAACAGCGTATGGAAATAGGTGATGTCCTTGCCGATGAAATGGTGAATTTCGGTCTTTTCGTTCCGCCACCAATCGTTGAAATCCTCGCCGTTCCGGTCGCACCATTGCTGCGTCGATGCCATGTAGCCGATCGGAGCGTCGAACCAGACATACCAATAATTACCGGGGCTGTCCGGGATTTCGAAACCGAAATAGGGAGCGGGCCGTGAGATGTCCCAATCACGGAGCGGCTCGTGCAGAAAATGCCCCTTCAGATAATTGGCCACTTCATCCTGCAGATGCTCACCCGACTGCGTCCACTCTTCCAGAAACTCGTGTAGTTCCTCGATATTCACAAACAGATGCAGCGAACTGCGGACTTCCGGCGTCGCCCCGCTCACCGTACTAATCGGATCGATCAAATCCGCAGGGCTATAGGTCGCGCCGCAACTATCGCAATTGTCGCCGTATTGCCCTTCCGATTTGCAGCGGGGACAGGTACCGCGGACGAATCGGTCGGCTAGAAACGTGCCCGCCTCCGGATCGTACAACTGCGTGACATCTCGCTCGGCGACAAGGCCGGCTTGGCGAAATGCCGCCCAGAACTCATTGCAAAACTTTTGGTTTTCAGGGCTGTTGGTGCTGCCGTAGTTATCAAACTCGATGCCAAACCCCGCGAAATCCGCTTCGTGGGCCTGTTTCATTTCAGCGATCAACGCTTCTTCGCTCCGCCCTTCTTGCCGCGCCCGCAGCATGATTGCCGTTCCGTGCGTGTCGTCGGAGCACATATACAAGCAGCGATTGCCGTACAGTTTCTGAAACCGCACCCAAATATCGGTCTGCAGATATTCCACCAAATGCCCAATATGAATATGCCCATTGGCATACGGCAAAGCAGCGGTGACAAGAATTTGTCGTGTGGTCATCGAGGAAATTCGTTCGTTGGTTTGCGGTCTATGAGGCCACGAATTGAAGACAGATCAAACACTGATCGAAAAGGTGGCCTCGCTGGGTACCACTGCTGGCTACTCCAGCAGTGGTATCGCCGGACGCATGTTTGCACTGGCGGGCAAGCCGTCGGTTTGGGACGTTTCGGTTTCACGCCCGCGAATCTGTGTTTTATCCGTGTTTCATTTGTGGCTGAGAGGTTTCATCACGCCTGTGGTTCGGTCATGCTCATGGGGTCGAGCGCTTTGTTCAATTCCTCTTCGGGAAGGACATTTTGTTCCGTGCAAAGTTCGCGGATTGTTTTGCCGGTTTTGAATGCTTCTTTGGCAAGCGCGGAAGCTTTTTCGTAGCCAATATAGGGATTCAGGCTGGTGACCATCGAGAGGCTCTTCTCCACGGCGGCTTCGCAATGATCCGGATGCGCGTGCATGTCATCGGAACAAAACTCGACAAATGCATCGGTCACGTTGGCCAACAGCGTGATGCTTTCCAATGTCGTTTGGCCCATCACGGGCATCATAATGTTCAATTGGAATTGACCACCTGTTGCTCCGCTGATGGCGATGGCTTGGTCGTTCCCCATCACGCGGGCAGCGACTTGCATCATGCTTTCGCACATCACCGGATTGACTTTGCCCGGCATGATCGAGCTACCCGGTTGCCGGTCAGGCAGTACGACTTCGCCAAAACCACACCGCGGCCCGGAACTGAGCCAGCGGAGATTGTTGGAGACATTGAACAATGTCGAGGCAATCGCCCGCAACTGCCCGTGGCATTCCACCAGACCGTCGCGTTGGGCGTTGGCTTCGAAATGATTGACCGCTTCGATAAAGGCGATGCCCGTTTCATCGGCCAAAACCTTAGCGACGCGGCTGCCGAATTCTGGATGCGTGTTGATTCCCGAACCGACGGCCGTCCCACCGACTGGCAATTCCAACACGGCATCCCGTGCCCGTTCGGCCCGGCCAATCGACAATTCAATCTGCCGCGCCAGTCCGCCGATTTCCTGTCCCAGTCGAAGCGGAGTCGCGTCGGCGAGGTGTGTGCGGCCGATTTTGATGATCTTGTCCCACTCCGCCGCTTTTTTGGCGAGCGATCCGGCGAATTTTTCCAGAGCGGGGATCAGATTTTCCTGGATACTGACCGCAACGGCGACGTGAATCGATGTCGGAAACGTGTCGTTGGTGCTTTGCCCCATGTTCACATGGTCGTTGGGATGCACCGATTTCTCGGGGCTGAAGCGATCGTCGCCCAATATCTCGACTGCTCGGTTGCTGATCACCTCGTTGACGTTCATGTTACTGGACGTGCCCGAACCGGTTTGGAAGACATCGACCGGGAATTCGTTATCGAATTTCCCCTCAGCGACTTCGCGGCACGCGGAGAGTAGTGCGTCGACTTGTTTGTCATTCAGCGGCTTTTTGCCTGTACCGGTCAGTTTGCCCACATCGCGATTGGCGATGGCAGCCGCGTATTTGACCAGCCCCATCGCATGAATCAGATCCGTGGGTAAGGCCCAACCCGAAATGGGAAAATTATCAACGGCCCGTTGGGTTTGTGCCCCGTAGTAGGCTTTTGCGGGGACCTGGACATCTCCCATGGAATCGTGTTCGGTACGAAATTCGCTCATCGCTCGTATTTCCTGCCTCGTGGGTGCCTAATTTAAAGACCGACAGCCAAAAACGCTGTGCTGCTTCGAACATCGTAGCGAGTTGCCCGGCGGATCAAAAGTGAGACCTTATTCCCCTGGAAATCCACCGGAATGGGGCAATCATGGCCCGATTGGTGGGCCGCATGAAATCGAGGTGTTATGATAGGCTCACCGCCGCAAGCCAAGACGCAGCCGACGGCCTCATGAGATTCATTCCATCGAAACGGCATAGGATTAGAGACGAGATATGAGTGAAGAATGGATTGCCGACCGCATGCATCGCATCGACGCTTCGGGCATTCGTAAGGTCTTTGATCTGGCGGCCAAACTGACCGATCCGGTGAACCTGAGCATCGGGCAACCCCATTTCGATACCCCTCAGCCGATCAAGGACGCATTAGCGAAAGCAACGGCCGACGGGCACAACGGCTATAGTCAGACACAGGGCATCGCCCCCCTGCTAAAAACCATTCAGGACCATGTCGACAAGACGCTGGGGCAGACCGATCGTCAGGTGTTCATCACCAGCGGGACGAGCGGCGGGTTGATGTTGGCGCTGTGCGGACTGGTCAATCCGGGCGACGAGGTCATCGTCTTTGATCCTTGGTTTGTGATGTACAAACACCTGGTCACCTTGGCCGGGGGGACGGTGGTGGAGATCGATACGTATCCCGATTTCCAAATCGACGTCAACAAGGTCCGCGATGCGATCACCGACCGCACCAAGGTAATTCTCTGCAACAGCCCGGCCAATCCGACCGGTTGTGTCGCCAGCAGCGAGCAACTGAAAGATTTGGCCGAGTTGGCGGCGGAAAAAGACATCGCTTTTCTGAGCGACGAAATCTACAAGTCGTATTGCTACGACCAAGAATTCCAATCTCCGGCGCAATGGAACGACCAAACGATCGTCATCGATGGTTTCAGCAAATCGCACTCGATGACCGGTTGGCGGTTGGGGTATATGCACGGACCGTCGGCACTGATGCAGCAAATGTTGAAGCTGCAACAGTTCACCTTCGTCTGCGCTCCGCACCCGGTGCAATGGGCCGGGTTGGCCGCCTGGGACTACGATGTTTCCGAATACGTCGAGCAATACAGTCGTAAACGGGATTTCATGGTTTCGGAATTGCGGAACGACTTTGAAATCCACGGCGCCGATGGAGCCTTTTACTTGTTTCCCAAAGCGCCTTGGGGCACGGGTACGGAATTCGTGACCGAAGCGATCAAGAACAATTTGTTAATCATCCCCGGCAACGTCTTTAGCCCCAGTGACACACACTTTCGGATTTCCTACGCAGCGGAAGATGCCGTTTTAGAGCGCGGTGTTGAGTTACTCAAAATACTGGCTCGGCAAGGCAAACCCAGCGTGTGAGTGGTGAAAAAGGCAATAACCTGATGCCCAGTTGGTCTCAAGCGCTCAAATTGAATGAAAACCGCGAGGTGGTTGCCGGCAGCGCCAACGCATTGTGCGACGCCATTCGTCGCGGTGCGGACTTACGCATTGGGACTGCTTTTCGTCACAACGAACACATCGACGTCACGTCAACCAATAACGAATTGATCCGCGAAGTCATGGACTTTCGCGTGACCTATCTGCTGCAGGATCGTTGGGCGGCGGGGATCCAAAACTTGCGGATGCCGATTGAATTGCCTGACGGATTTGGGCCGCGAGCCTCGATGTCGTTCTTTCTCTACAACCAAGAAGGACATCAAGGGGTAGGCAGACCGTTTCTCGACGGCGAACCGGCGAAGGGTACCATCGGCCCAGCGCCGCTCAACGACCACACCGACATGCCCAAGTATCATGAGCTTGCGAATTGGGACGCGGATACGAATGCTCCCAGCAGCAATTTCATCTACGATTTTGAATACTTCGAATACCACGTCCGCGATTGTTGGCGAGAGGTCTTCGCACACGATGCCGACGGGCAAGTGATCTTCGGCGATTTGGATATGCTAGCCGAAGCGGTTCGCCAAGGCAGCGAGGTCAAAATCGCTGTGCGTGGGTTGTGCGACGACCTAACGCCTGCCGGCGACACAGCGATGGAGCACGAAGTCTTCCTGCACTTGGGAGCCTGTTACTATTACACCGAAACGCGGCAAATGATGGCCTCGGCCAACCCGGTCGTCCGCACCCGCGCCGCCATTCCACTCGGCTATGCCAGTGGCGAATGGGACTACGGCTGGCTCATGCCCCGCACAGACGGACACGTGGCACGTTGGTTGTGCGACCCGCAAACGCTCCAATTCCAAAAATCAACCACCCACCACGCAATCCGCTGGTTCATCAACAGCTGATCATAATGTAGGGTGCGTCGCGACGCACCTTTCTCGCGTAGGACCATGAATTCTCCCCATGAACCAATGCGCTACGTACGTTTGGGCGGAAGGATTTTAGCCACAGAGTTCACCGAGGACACAGAGAAGGAAACGGTGTTTTCACCGTGCGCGGATTTCCCCAGAAGCTTCCGTGGTCTTTGCGGATTCACTGGTGCTGGTAAATCGCCCTCCAGCTCAAAATCCTAATGTTTCACATCATAAATTATGCCGGCGCGTCGTCGGTCACTGTTCCCACAATGCGACCGCATACGGTCGGTTTGGGATTTTGAGAGTCACGCCCGGAAATCCGTGTTTCATCCGTGTTTCATCCGTGGCTAAGAAAATTACGGCCATGTTTGATTATGGATCCGTCGCGCTCAGGCTACTTCTTGCGCTGCAGTTTTTGAATCGTCTGGTCTAATGTCTGCAAGAATTGGGAGCGGTCTTGTTTGCTAAACGGAGGTGGGCCGCCGGTGATTGTGCCGAGGTCGCGGAGTTGCGTCATCAACTCTCGGCTAGCGAGTGCGCTACCGATCGATTCGGCAGAAAATTTTCCACCACGGGAATCGAGCACGTGGGCCTGTTTTTCTAAACATCGCGAGGCGAGCGGAATGTCAGCAGTGATCACAATATCGTCGCCGGCGACCTGCTCGGCAATCCAATCATCGGCAGCTTCGTAGTGTCCTTTGACGACGACCAACGTCAACCAATCCGCCGTCGGCACCCGCATTGGCGCATTGGCAACTACCGTTACCGACAGTTTGTATCGCTTTGCGACGCGATAGACCTCCTCCTTGACCGGACAGGCATCGCCGTCAACAAAAATCATCGTCACGCCTGGACCTTTCGGCTCTGGAGCAGTTGAGGGTTGAATCTCCCAACATGGTAACTAGGACACGAAATTTGACAACCAGCTGCAGCTTGAGACAATGTCGCATGTTGGACAACATCGCCAGGCCCAATTCTTGGAGGGAAATCAAATGGCGAATCGGTTGGAGCACGCGAATCTCACAGTGCCAGACATCGACGCAACGGTTCGGTTTCTGAGAACCGCATTTCCGGAATTCATTGTACGGGGCGAGGGGATCCAAAATGGGGACCGTTGGCTGCATGTCGGCAGCGACGACTCGTATATAGCGCTCAACGAATCGTCGGAGGGATATTCCGAAAACGGACCGCTGAATCATCTCGGTTTTGCGGTCGACGACGTCAGTGCCGTCGTTAGCCGATTGCTGGAAGCAGGTTATCGAGAAGGATTTATCGCACCGGAGCATCCGCATCGTCGCCGAAAATACTTTTTCGATGCCGACGGAATTGAGTGGGAGTTCGTCGAGTATGCCTCAGGCGATCCGGCTCAGCGAAACGACTATTCGCTGTGATGCTTCGTGGATGACTGTCGTAATTCGCGCATGAAAAGGGCCCCTCGATTCATCAGAGTCGGGGGGCCGTCAATAATCGCTATGGCCAAGCTGCCCCTCTGCACGGACAACACGGCTCTTAAAATTGATTCTCTTCAGTAACGACACCGGCGGCTTGATACAGTTTTTGGATGCGGGTGACCGGATACATTTGAATCAGCCGTTTTTTGTAGGTCAGCCGTCCTTCGGCATCACGACCGAGTTGTTCGTCCACTTCGTCAATGGCCAATCCGGCATACAACGCGGCGAACGTGCCGGGGTCGACACCGACACCCGCCTCCAAATCGGCTTGGGCGTTTACCCCACCGGCTAAAATATCAATGGGATTCAATCCCTTGGTCGCCGGCTTATAAAGCCCCTCTGAAACCAACGCATCGTGCGCGTCTTGCAATGCGTTTCGCGCTGCGGCGATTTTGTCTAACGTGTCTTGCGAAACGGCATTCGTTGCATTGCCATCACCCTGAGCCCACAACGATGTTGGGGAGAGTGTATTCGTCGAACCGAGAAGATACCCCACCGCAAGCAGCGAGAATGCAAACAATAGAGAGGCACTTTTCCGCATTTTGAACTCCTGAATTTCCGGTTGCACGTATTTCACATTACGCCGGTAAGCCATCATCCGGCAGGGAGACATCACAATCAGCTAGTGGGCAATATGGTAACGGTGTGCGATGAGAATTCGCAAGGGGAGCGTTACCGGCTTAAAAACTCAGCTGACCGGCATGGCGCGCCCACACATCCATCCTGAACAGAAATCCAGGAGGTTTCAAGGCTAAAACCGGGGAATTGAAAGCAATCTGAGTGCGCTGGACGGGCGCAGTCGCGCCAATGCGGCATTCCGCAGCTAGAAAGCATCCAGCTGGGCCAACACCGGCAATCCATCAACATTCGCCGACAATTACGTCTGAATCCGGCCCATATATTCCAGCACCGAATCGAGCGATTGGCCGACACGATCGATGTCGTTTTCCTTGCAGGCCTGTTCTAACTCGGCGGCAACAGAACTGAGGCCGTCAAAACCGTACCCGCCGCCTGCCCCTTTGAGTTGGTGGGCGGTGACGCGCATATCATCGACATTGCCTGCGCGAAACTGTTGTTGCAACAATACCCGCCGTTCCCCGACAGTCTCGGCGAACATCTCCAACAGGTCCTCAAAATCGGGATCGTCGGCAAAATCGGAAAAGATCGGTCCACTGGTTTGTGTGCTGTTCATGAGAGTCCTCATTCTACCCCAGGCAATCATCACGGGAATATCAGGTTGTTCTCATCTATAGCATGCGAACTGGGCAGAAATTGCCCACTCCTCCTGAACAGGGAGTTTTCCGTAAGCGTCGAGGCCCGCGCACCGCAGGGTTTTCCGTTCGCACGGATTTTAGCAACGAATCCCGCTACGACGAATGCCCTGTCTCGCGCAGCCACGATACGGGAAGGCTCATGCGGCCTTTTCACGAATGGGGGCTTCGTTTTCAGAAATCGTTTGCAGCTTCAAGCGTTGCGAGCGCTCGTCGCTACCGAGCCGTTTTCCACGCGTCATGTTTCCGACGTGCGCGCTCAGGTGCATCATCGAACCGGTTACCACCACGGCGGCAAAGCAAATTGAAAGCACGATCTGATCATAGGTTGCGTTCTGCAGCAAATCAGTCACGGTCAGCATCTCCATTTAGCCAAGCAAAAACTGAATCGTCCGAGAAAACAGGGGCCGCCACGAAATTTGTCGCGTCTCAAAACCATCCTGTTCGCTCCAATGAAACCAAACCTAAGAACGGTTTCTAGGCCGGTTACATCTTAATTTCGGAACAATCAGCAGCCCGGCTTCAGCGGGACGTACCGGATGCCAGATACGAGATAGTCACCGGCGTTACAATCGGCGCGGCCGGTATAACGACACTCGGTGATTCGGAATCCAAATGCCGCTCAACGCATTCATTCATTTTCCATGCATAGCATCACTTCGCTTATTGCGGACCTTCCGGAGCCACGCGGCGGTGCCGCCAGAGGTCGTAACGATCGAACCACGCGATATTCGCAGGGTGGCTCTCGCCCCACACGCCATCGCGAAGTTCTTCATACTTGATCAGTTCGCCCTGCTTAAGCGTCATGCGTGAGATCGCGTTGCCATCTTCCGTACTCGTCGTCCACACGCCTTCCATATACCCATTCTTCCATTCGCCCTGTACCAAGACCGCGTCGCCGCCTGGCACATAGGTTTTTTGCTCGCCGTGGTAGCGTCCCTCATCGGAAACACCGACTTCAATGACTCGATTGCCGAGCAAAGATATTGTTGCCTGCTTTTGCTCAGTTCCATCCGGTAACTGAACCGTGGAGATTTGCTCCTCAGGATAAAACATCAGGCCGACAGTGGCGCATACGAGCAACACAAATGCCGCAGCATAAGCAGCCAGCGACGCCAAAATTGTCCCCACCCCCGCCGGTTTGGCCATCAGGCGTTCCCAAATCGAACGCACGGCCCAGGCATCCATGCCGAACCGCAATGTGAAAGGCACATGCTGCCGCAGTTCTTTGACAATACTTGCGGCGGACTCCAGAGAAACGTGACCTGATTCTCCAAGTTCTAAATCCGGAAACTGGCCGTGCAACCGCTGCGCAATGCTATCGAAGCGAAAGTTCAGGGTTGTCCAGAACAAGGATCCTAAGCCCAAGATCACTGTGTATTTCATTCCCAGCATCCAACCAATCAGCACGAGGAACGACGCCAAAGTGAGTTGGACCATTGCCATCAAATACCGACGACGCACAAGCACAACCCGCTGCAGCAACCGACCGCCATCGAATGGCAAGCAGGGTAAAAGTGAAATTGAGTTGAAGGCCAGAAAGCAAATCGCCGCGAATCGTATCGAATCAGAGAACTCCAGCACGGCGAGAAACGACAAAATCAAACCAATTAACATCCCTGGTAACGGGCCCAGCAGAATGACAATTGCCTCGCGCAGCGGAGAAGCGTGTGTGCGCACCCCTTGAGCGGAATCGGACAGATAAGGCAAGAACAATAGGCCGACACCCCGATAACCGCAGAGTCGCATCCCGACAAAATGCCCGAATTCGTGAACTAAAATAACGGTGGCAAAGTAGACCGTCTTGGGACCGGTTAATTTGAGAACGCCCAAGTAGTTCAACAGCAGCAAAATGGCGCCAATCACCAGAGCAGCACGAAACTTTTCTCGCTGCCTTTTCTCAACGTTATTGACATTGGCAAACGTCTCAAAAAAGCGGGCGTCGAGAACCGGACCGATGCTGGTTTCCGCATCCGGGTAGGTTTTGACAGGAGCATCGGGCATGGACTGGACCTTTTCGCATTCACCCTAGCGAAGCTGTTCGACAGACAACCATGCGCCCTGATCGATCGTCCAGAACCAAACGCCAGACAAAGCAAGAGCGCTGCTACGCACGCCAATTTACCCCGCAACGGTAGCGGTCGCCACTCAAAACAGCAAAAGCCTTCAGGGTACGGTCTAGCTGGCCGGACTATTGCCCCATCCACGCATCGGCAACCTTCGTATAGGCCGCGTCGTCGTTGTCGTTGATCGTGGCGAGACGGGCTTGGTTGCGGCGGTCGGCGATTTTTAGATACAGCAATCCGGTTTGCAAATCGCGTTCGGTACTTGAATCGTTCTGTGAGACCAATTGCACCAATCGCGAATAGACGCAGCTCGCCATAAACAACTCCGTGCCGATATCGCCAATCCGGCCGTGATGGTATTGTCGATCGAGAATCGCTTCACGATGCGTCATCAATAAGCCTTGGCAGGCGCGGCCGAATTGCACGATCTGTCGTCCGAGTGCCTTCGCCGCCGGCTGTAAACGTGCATGGGGAACCGGTAGTTGCGCCGTGGACCAGACACGGCTGGTCGTCGACGCAGCGAAGCCCCACAATTTTCCTGCTCCCGTGAAGGGGTTTTTTGCGGCTTGTTGCACCTCTTGCAGATTCATTCCTACGCCGCGTAGACCGACCATGGCGATGAATGACCGCAGCACATCGTTGGCCCCTTCGCCAATTTGATTGATCCGCGCGTCCCGCATCATCCGCTCCAGCGGTTCCGTGCAGAAATACCCCGCCCCGCCGTATAGTTGAAGCGTGTCATTGACGATCGTCCACAGTCGCTCACTGGCAAATACTTTGAGCATGGCCGTTTCCAACATGTAATCCTCAGCGTCGCTATCGATCAGCGCTGCCGTGTGATAGACGGCGCTCTCCATAGCAAAAGTATCCGCAGCGGCGACGGCGATTTTTTCCTTCACCAACTCGAATTCACCGATGTTCTTCCCGAATTGTCGCCGTTGGTTGGCATAGTCGGTCGCTTTTTTCAGGCAGGCCTTGGCTCCGCCCGTACAACAAGCGCCGAACGTCACGCGGCCGAAATCCAAAACGGTCAGCGCCAATCGCAACCCTTTGCCTTCTTTTCCAAGCATGTTTTCAGCAGGGACGAACATGTCCTTAAAGGCCAACCGGGCTGTCGCCGTGCCGCGAATCCCGCACTTATCCATCCGCGCTTCGACCACCTCAAATCCTGGCATGTCGGGGGTGACGAGAAAAGCGGTGACCTTACCGTCCGGTTCGTCGGGATCGGGAGTACGAGCCATGACCGTTAAAACACCGGCGATCGCACCGTTGGTGATGTAGCGTTTCTCGCCGTTGATGACATATCCGCCGCGCTCGGGATCGGGCGTCGCCCGTGTTTGCACGTTCGAAGCATCCGAACCGGCCTCGGGTTCAGTGAGCGCAAAGGCGGCCAGGACCTCTCCGCTCGCCATCGGTTTCATCCACCGCGCCTTCTGTTCTTCGGTGCCAAACAAATCCAAACCGCGTACGCCGATCGAGTGGTGCGCATTGACAAACACTCCCGTAGCGGCGCAATGCCCGCCGATGACTTCCATCACGCGACAATAGTTCTGCTGCGACAACCCGCGGCCGCCCAACTCCGGCGCGATGGTCATTCCCAAAACGCCGACATCAGCCAGTCCGCGAATTACCTCCGGAGGGATGTCGGAGTTGCGATCAACTTCAGCCGCGTCGAGATGTTGTTCGAGGTACTCCCGCACTTCGGCGACAGCCTTGTCTCCGATTGCGTTTTGTTCGGCGGAGAGTTTGGGGTAGGGCATGATGGCGTCGGTGAAGAAACGCCCGAAAAACAATTCTTTGCAAAAGCCGACCTTCTGCGGTCCCGAGAACAACAATTCCTC is a window encoding:
- the metG gene encoding methionine--tRNA ligase, with the protein product MTTRQILVTAALPYANGHIHIGHLVEYLQTDIWVRFQKLYGNRCLYMCSDDTHGTAIMLRARQEGRSEEALIAEMKQAHEADFAGFGIEFDNYGSTNSPENQKFCNEFWAAFRQAGLVAERDVTQLYDPEAGTFLADRFVRGTCPRCKSEGQYGDNCDSCGATYSPADLIDPISTVSGATPEVRSSLHLFVNIEELHEFLEEWTQSGEHLQDEVANYLKGHFLHEPLRDWDISRPAPYFGFEIPDSPGNYWYVWFDAPIGYMASTQQWCDRNGEDFNDWWRNEKTEIHHFIGKDITYFHTLFWPAMLKTAEYNLPTKVHIHGFLTVGGQKMSKSKGTFVRASTYLNHLDPAYLRYYFATKLGPRLDDLDLNLEEFVAKVNSDLVGKVVNLASRSAKFVKELGLSTEYPDDGGLFAEAAAAGKQIAANYENCDYNAAMRHIMALADKANKFVEDAEPWKLRKEPDKQQQLQDVCTIALNLFRQLAIYLAPVLPRLAQHTGELLSTPIQQWNESQRPLVGTAVNKFQHMLTRVEESQVHAMIEESQEEAAPEEAAPEEAENQYNDSPEALANEPLAEECTYDEFVKVDMRVARVVAAQEVEKADKLLQLTLSLGGDVTRNVFAGIKGVYEPEKLVGRLVICCANLAPRKMRFGVSEGMVLAAGPGGKDIFVLSPDEGAKPGQRVH
- a CDS encoding class II fumarate hydratase — its product is MSEFRTEHDSMGDVQVPAKAYYGAQTQRAVDNFPISGWALPTDLIHAMGLVKYAAAIANRDVGKLTGTGKKPLNDKQVDALLSACREVAEGKFDNEFPVDVFQTGSGTSSNMNVNEVISNRAVEILGDDRFSPEKSVHPNDHVNMGQSTNDTFPTSIHVAVAVSIQENLIPALEKFAGSLAKKAAEWDKIIKIGRTHLADATPLRLGQEIGGLARQIELSIGRAERARDAVLELPVGGTAVGSGINTHPEFGSRVAKVLADETGIAFIEAVNHFEANAQRDGLVECHGQLRAIASTLFNVSNNLRWLSSGPRCGFGEVVLPDRQPGSSIMPGKVNPVMCESMMQVAARVMGNDQAIAISGATGGQFQLNIMMPVMGQTTLESITLLANVTDAFVEFCSDDMHAHPDHCEAAVEKSLSMVTSLNPYIGYEKASALAKEAFKTGKTIRELCTEQNVLPEEELNKALDPMSMTEPQA
- a CDS encoding pyridoxal phosphate-dependent aminotransferase; the encoded protein is MSEEWIADRMHRIDASGIRKVFDLAAKLTDPVNLSIGQPHFDTPQPIKDALAKATADGHNGYSQTQGIAPLLKTIQDHVDKTLGQTDRQVFITSGTSGGLMLALCGLVNPGDEVIVFDPWFVMYKHLVTLAGGTVVEIDTYPDFQIDVNKVRDAITDRTKVILCNSPANPTGCVASSEQLKDLAELAAEKDIAFLSDEIYKSYCYDQEFQSPAQWNDQTIVIDGFSKSHSMTGWRLGYMHGPSALMQQMLKLQQFTFVCAPHPVQWAGLAAWDYDVSEYVEQYSRKRDFMVSELRNDFEIHGADGAFYLFPKAPWGTGTEFVTEAIKNNLLIIPGNVFSPSDTHFRISYAAEDAVLERGVELLKILARQGKPSV
- a CDS encoding YaiI/YqxD family protein produces the protein MIFVDGDACPVKEEVYRVAKRYKLSVTVVANAPMRVPTADWLTLVVVKGHYEAADDWIAEQVAGDDIVITADIPLASRCLEKQAHVLDSRGGKFSAESIGSALASRELMTQLRDLGTITGGPPPFSKQDRSQFLQTLDQTIQKLQRKK
- a CDS encoding VOC family protein, producing the protein MANRLEHANLTVPDIDATVRFLRTAFPEFIVRGEGIQNGDRWLHVGSDDSYIALNESSEGYSENGPLNHLGFAVDDVSAVVSRLLEAGYREGFIAPEHPHRRRKYFFDADGIEWEFVEYASGDPAQRNDYSL
- a CDS encoding Hpt domain-containing protein, which produces MNSTQTSGPIFSDFADDPDFEDLLEMFAETVGERRVLLQQQFRAGNVDDMRVTAHQLKGAGGGYGFDGLSSVAAELEQACKENDIDRVGQSLDSVLEYMGRIQT